The following are encoded in a window of Candidatus Zixiibacteriota bacterium genomic DNA:
- a CDS encoding 4Fe-4S binding protein, producing the protein MKRRFFQIGSLLISNSYFGSFFYSRIYQGWFKGVCIPFMNCYGCPLAIASCPIGTLQHFVIIKAVPFLLIGFLGTIGLVVGRMTCGWLCPFGFFQEMLHKIKTPKFHPGRVFNYTKYLILIGLTLLVAFFVGEPWLCKLCPVGTLEAGIPIVLWNPGGDIFTQDGAIASRIGLLFDFKLAILFGFVAMAIFIHQPFCRFACPLGAIYSVFNKISFYRIKAHKDKCGFFHEYQNTCPMEINAQQNPNDKDCIRCLECTKCRSLAFKPIWRR; encoded by the coding sequence ATGAAAAGACGTTTTTTCCAGATCGGAAGCCTTTTGATCTCGAATTCTTATTTCGGCTCATTTTTTTACAGCAGGATCTATCAGGGATGGTTTAAAGGTGTTTGCATCCCCTTTATGAATTGCTATGGGTGCCCTCTGGCAATAGCAAGCTGTCCAATTGGAACCCTCCAGCATTTTGTCATCATAAAAGCCGTCCCTTTTTTACTTATCGGTTTTCTCGGGACCATCGGTCTGGTAGTAGGAAGGATGACCTGTGGATGGCTTTGCCCCTTTGGATTTTTCCAGGAAATGCTGCATAAGATTAAAACCCCTAAGTTTCATCCCGGCAGAGTGTTTAATTATACCAAGTATTTGATTCTAATAGGCTTAACCCTTCTGGTAGCTTTTTTTGTAGGTGAACCCTGGCTGTGCAAGCTTTGTCCTGTTGGTACCTTAGAAGCCGGCATACCGATTGTGCTCTGGAATCCCGGCGGCGATATTTTTACTCAAGATGGAGCAATTGCTTCCAGAATCGGTCTTTTGTTTGATTTCAAGCTGGCAATACTTTTTGGATTTGTGGCAATGGCAATTTTTATTCACCAGCCGTTCTGCCGATTTGCCTGCCCCCTGGGAGCCATCTATTCGGTTTTTAACAAGATTAGTTTTTACCGGATCAAAGCACATAAGGATAAATGCGGATTTTTTCACGAGTATCAGAATACATGCCCGATGGAGATAAATGCCCAGCAAAATCCAAATGATAAAGACTGTATACGCTGTCTGGAATGTACAAAATGCAGAAGCTTAGCTTTTAAACCTATCTGGAGGAGGTGA